Proteins encoded in a region of the Benincasa hispida cultivar B227 chromosome 2, ASM972705v1, whole genome shotgun sequence genome:
- the LOC120072271 gene encoding uncharacterized protein LOC120072271, which yields MDRKARRPQVQREEYNDYKTVFELEPARLKLERKSTSKMEESDSTHKSHHNIKDVEIDVGEVEEENTYGQTYLKKLENLIRVNCEATWDMTYLELKKCGYSGEIGGKAEMAELTDPTKKEEEEEKDCVADEEDHRRPIDIPFAVVYKREKDEAMLAYMFASARKKHFDQLENDQVEKQSDSEVITEIPSTLMVDTTSIVTENMLEDQQQEPNQWMVSGWREKLGFSKKVN from the exons ATGGACAGAAAAGCTCGCAGACCACAAGTTCAAAGAGAGGAATACAACGACTACAAAACTGTTTTCGAATTGGAGCCTGCGCGACTCAAATTGGAAAGGAAATCGACGTCGAAAATGGAGGAAAGTGACTCGACCCACAAATCTCATCACAACATTAAAGATGTTGAAATCGACGTCGGAGaggtagaagaagaaaataccTATGGGCAAACTTATTTGAAGAAACTTGAAAACCTAATTCGAGTCAATTGTGAAGCAACGTGGGATATGACATATTTGGAATTGAAAAAATGTGGGTATTCTGGCGAAATTGGTGGCAAGGCTGAGATGGCCGAACTGACAGATCCGacgaagaaagaagaagaagaagaaaaagattgcGTAGCTGACGAAGAAGATCATCGGAGGCCGATTGACATCCCATTCGCAGTCGTTTacaagagagaaaaagatgaagCAATGCTAG CCTACATGTTTGCAAGTGCAAGGAAGAAACATTTTGATCAACTGGAGAATGATCAAGTAGAAAAACAAAGTGATAGTGAAGTTATTACTGAAATCCCCTCAACGCTTATGGTAGATACCACTAGCATAGTTACTGAGAACATGTTGGAAGATCAGCAGCAAGAACCAAACCAGTGGATGGTtagtggttggagagaaaagttaGGTTTTAGTAAAAAAGTAAATTGA